In a single window of the Olivibacter sp. SDN3 genome:
- a CDS encoding gluconokinase, producing MKYIVAVDIGTSSTKAIAFDLFGKSLVEYRVTYPIISSGPTYCEQEPECLFDAVVTCITQVCLLMKQRFSVTSLLGVSFSSAMHGLIVVDQKGTPLTNCIIWADTRSEPFAADLKASSIGHDIYMNTGTPIHAMSPLCKIGWMQVHMKDTFDSAHKFISIKEYVFFKLFGQYVIDFSIASATGLLETRTQRWYAPALEVAGISPEQLSTLVPITHILHGLVPYYADLMQIDDNVPFIVGGSDGCLANLGAGAVTAGLASVTIGTSGAIRLVSEEPSTDPKGRIFSYVISPEIFVLGGAVNNGGNILQWFQNGFISDNEQPLNITIPLLTAEASTISAGSEGLIFLPYLAGERAPYWDAKAKGVFFGIQMHHRKAHFIRAIMEGIIFGMYSIGKALEETVGAIDLLLASGGFARSGVWIQMLSDIFNKKVCVKRTVESSAMGAAIVGMEALRLIDGFKLWDESDFPIAEFYPDQDRHRIYMENFIVFERLYIKLKDEF from the coding sequence ATGAAATATATAGTTGCGGTAGATATAGGAACTTCAAGTACAAAGGCGATTGCTTTTGATTTATTTGGTAAAAGCTTGGTAGAATACCGCGTAACGTATCCTATTATATCTTCTGGACCAACCTATTGTGAGCAGGAGCCCGAATGTTTATTTGATGCTGTGGTGACATGTATAACACAGGTTTGCCTATTAATGAAACAAAGATTTTCAGTGACCTCTTTGTTAGGAGTAAGTTTCAGTAGTGCCATGCACGGCCTTATAGTGGTAGATCAAAAGGGAACACCTTTAACAAATTGTATTATCTGGGCTGATACAAGAAGTGAACCTTTTGCTGCTGACCTCAAAGCCAGCTCAATAGGACACGATATTTATATGAACACTGGAACGCCCATTCATGCGATGTCACCCCTTTGCAAAATAGGTTGGATGCAAGTCCATATGAAAGATACTTTTGATAGCGCACATAAATTTATTTCCATAAAGGAATACGTTTTCTTTAAATTGTTTGGACAATACGTGATTGACTTTTCAATAGCATCTGCAACCGGATTATTAGAAACACGTACACAGCGGTGGTACGCTCCTGCGCTTGAAGTTGCGGGGATTTCTCCGGAGCAACTTTCTACATTGGTTCCCATCACCCATATTTTACACGGGCTGGTTCCATATTATGCAGATCTCATGCAAATAGACGATAATGTTCCATTCATAGTAGGAGGGAGCGATGGCTGCTTGGCAAATTTAGGAGCAGGCGCTGTAACGGCTGGACTTGCTTCTGTTACCATAGGTACCAGTGGTGCTATCCGTCTCGTATCTGAGGAACCTTCTACGGATCCAAAAGGTCGTATTTTCAGTTATGTCATTTCCCCGGAAATTTTTGTTTTAGGTGGGGCTGTTAATAACGGAGGTAATATACTTCAATGGTTTCAAAATGGATTTATTTCCGATAATGAGCAGCCACTTAATATTACTATTCCTTTACTCACGGCAGAAGCGAGCACCATAAGCGCAGGGTCTGAAGGCCTTATTTTTCTGCCTTATTTAGCCGGAGAGCGTGCCCCTTATTGGGATGCAAAAGCTAAAGGAGTGTTTTTTGGAATACAGATGCATCATCGCAAGGCTCATTTCATTAGGGCAATTATGGAAGGAATCATTTTTGGTATGTATAGTATAGGAAAAGCGCTGGAAGAAACTGTTGGTGCGATTGACCTGCTTTTAGCAAGCGGAGGTTTTGCCCGTTCCGGTGTTTGGATACAAATGTTATCAGATATTTTCAATAAAAAAGTATGTGTCAAAAGGACGGTGGAAAGTTCAGCAATGGGAGCGGCAATTGTTGGGATGGAAGCATTACGTCTCATAGACGGCTTTAAGCTTTGGGACGAAAGTGATTTCCCTATTGCCGAGTTTTACCCCGATCAGGATAGACATCGAATTTACATGGAGAATTTTATTGTATTCGAACGCTTATATATCAAATTGAAAGATGAATTCTAA
- a CDS encoding peroxiredoxin: MSLQLGDTAPNFQAVTTEGNIDFYDYAGNSWVVLYSHPSDYTPVCTTELGKTAALKEEFDKRNVKVLALSVDDIEDHKGWVKDINETQHVEVNFPIIADKDRKIAEAYGMIHPNASATATVRSVYIIGPDKKVKLTITYPASTGRNFQEILRVIDSLQLTADYSVATPADWKDGEDVIVVPAIKTEDIPAKFPKGYTEIKSYLRTTPQPNR, translated from the coding sequence ATGAGTCTACAATTAGGTGATACCGCTCCCAATTTCCAAGCGGTTACAACAGAAGGAAATATCGATTTTTACGATTATGCAGGTAATAGCTGGGTGGTGCTTTATTCGCACCCATCGGATTATACCCCAGTGTGTACTACTGAATTAGGTAAAACGGCAGCTCTGAAAGAGGAGTTTGATAAGCGAAATGTGAAGGTGCTGGCGCTGAGCGTAGATGACATAGAAGATCATAAAGGCTGGGTTAAAGATATTAATGAGACTCAGCATGTTGAAGTTAATTTTCCGATTATCGCAGATAAGGACAGGAAGATTGCAGAGGCTTACGGAATGATTCACCCGAACGCTTCTGCGACAGCAACTGTAAGATCAGTATATATTATCGGACCAGATAAAAAAGTTAAATTAACTATTACATATCCAGCATCAACAGGGAGGAATTTCCAAGAGATTTTACGAGTGATTGATTCTTTACAGCTGACTGCTGACTATAGTGTTGCAACTCCGGCCGATTGGAAAGACGGGGAAGACGTTATTGTCGTGCCTGCGATAAAAACCGAAGATATACCCGCGAAATTTCCAAAGGGCTATACGGAGATAAAATCCTATTTACGCACCACGCCGCAGCCGAATAGGTAA